TGTAACACGTTATTCTTTATATGCTTTTTTGTTGTATCTAAATTTCAGATTTTTATTGCCTATTTTATCCTTAGGTAAATTTTTCAATAGACTATATTCTTCAATTAGAGGTTTAAACTTTTTTAATCCATTTTCACTCAATCCATTGTAAAAAAGCCACAAAAGTTCAAAATCAGAAAGTTGAGCACGAACGATTGAAGTATATTTATATCTGGTATTGAAATTTGATAAAGTGTAGTTTGTTTTATCCTCATCATTAAGAGGATTTTCCGAACTCTCTAATTCAGAGTGTGAGTGGAACTTATATTCATTAACCAACTTAATGATTCTGTAGAGATTTCTAAAATAATGGCCGAAATCCGTTTGAACTATTGGCCAATAGTCCATATAAATCTTATCAAAGTCACTTTCAGCTTTCCTGATCTGATAGTTAACTTGTTCAAATGAATATTTGAAAACGTCTCTGCCTTTTAGAGTTATTTTGTCTTTTTCGATCTTTTCTTTTCGCTCAACAGACTTTAACGTCAGTGCACTTATTGGTTTGTTTTTGTAAATATCGATATCAATAGCATTTACTATTTGATGATGTAGTTCCAATAGGTGAAAGAATGTATTTTCGAACCTTTGTAATGAAAGGGTTTTATTTTGAGTTTTAAATTCTTCTCTTGTATCGC
This Salinimicrobium tongyeongense DNA region includes the following protein-coding sequences:
- a CDS encoding putative phage abortive infection protein; protein product: MSNEKNENKLVGLYILLGIVFIVWIASLLGLNQLISDPERKGQFGDSFGAINSLFSGLALAGIIYTIYLQKKELSLQRKELSDTREEFKTQNKTLSLQRFENTFFHLLELHHQIVNAIDIDIYKNKPISALTLKSVERKEKIEKDKITLKGRDVFKYSFEQVNYQIRKAESDFDKIYMDYWPIVQTDFGHYFRNLYRIIKLVNEYKFHSHSELESSENPLNDEDKTNYTLSNFNTRYKYTSIVRAQLSDFELLWLFYNGLSENGLKKFKPLIEEYSLLKNLPKDKIGNKNLKFRYNKKAYKE